The following is a genomic window from Desulfobotulus pelophilus.
ATGGGGGGGGGCAGAGGGAACAGCTTGAAGCTTTACCCCTGCGGAGCTCCCGGATCCGGGAGCTCATGATCTGATTCTCTTTTTCCGGCCAGTTGCCCGCAGGCGGCTCCTATATCTTCTCCTTTGCTCCAGCGGATAATGGCGGTATATCCCTTATCGAGAAGAATTTTCAGAAAGGCATGAATATGGATTTCCGGCGGCCGTTCAAAGGTGGAGCCCGGATGTTCATTAAAGGGAATGAGATTGATTTTTGCCTTGATACCGTTGAGAATCCTGGCAAGTCTGCGGGCATCCTGAAGGGAATCGTTGATACCTTTGATAAGAATATATTCAAAGGTGATTTTCTGTCGTGGTGCCAGAGGGTAGCGGCGGCAGGCTTCGATCAGGTCTTCCAGAGAGTAGGTTCTGCTGACGGGCATGAGCATTTCCCGCGTCTTGTTCTCTGTGGCATTCAGTGATATAGCCAGATTAATCTGTGCGTCACGGCCCAGATCCTGGAGTCTGGGGAGAATGCCGGAGGTGGAGACCGTAACCCTTCGGCGGGAAAGTTTGAGCCCGCAGTCGCCGTCCGTAAGGATACGGATGGCTTTAATCACATTATTGTAGTTGGCTAAGGGTTCTCCCATGCCCATAAAAACCACATTGGATAGTCTGGTATCTTTGTCGCTATTGTTTTTCAGGGCTTCCTGCTGAATGATATGGCGGATATCCCGAACCTGAGCTACAATTTCTCCTGTGGTGAGGTTTCGGGTGAAACCTCCTCTGGCTGTCATGCAG
Proteins encoded in this region:
- the rlmN gene encoding 23S rRNA (adenine(2503)-C(2))-methyltransferase RlmN produces the protein MTKKETIHPDILDFTLPELREYFMSKGMQAFRANQIHKWLYLHQADTFASMTDVGKLLREELNHIFRLKRLHIHQTALSRDGSRKFVFRLEDDNLIESVLIPEKDHQTLCISSQVGCAQNCRFCMTARGGFTRNLTTGEIVAQVRDIRHIIQQEALKNNSDKDTRLSNVVFMGMGEPLANYNNVIKAIRILTDGDCGLKLSRRRVTVSTSGILPRLQDLGRDAQINLAISLNATENKTREMLMPVSRTYSLEDLIEACRRYPLAPRQKITFEYILIKGINDSLQDARRLARILNGIKAKINLIPFNEHPGSTFERPPEIHIHAFLKILLDKGYTAIIRWSKGEDIGAACGQLAGKRESDHELPDPGAPQG